The proteins below are encoded in one region of Lactuca sativa cultivar Salinas chromosome 3, Lsat_Salinas_v11, whole genome shotgun sequence:
- the LOC111915031 gene encoding WAT1-related protein At4g08300, with amino-acid sequence MEPAASHHYWRFKPHILMVLCQLGYTFLYFITEASFKHGMNPHVYVTYRHIVAGFVMFPFAYFLERDKRPKMTLVIFLEIFLLSFLGVTLTLNMYFTSLRCTSPTLVASMINTIACLTFIIAVILRLEVVDLQSPRGIAKVVGTLVSLAGVMTMTLYKGPIMPSLGHSAIHFKQTAVIQENWLKGSVLTVASCLTWSIWYIMQAYTLKRYPAQLSLTTWMSFLGGAQSAVFTSMIEHKGAAWRIGFDIDLWSTIYGGIVVSGLIVYIQLWCTKEKGPVFVTMFNPLSTLLVAVLAYFVVDEKLYTGSIVGGTVVISGLYMLLWGKESDKEEQVTTIEHQYITHEVDQEDPKK; translated from the exons ATGGAGCCAGCGGCTAGCCATCATTATTGGCGTTTCAAGCCCCACATATTAATGGTTCTATGTCAACTTGGCTACACGTTTCTCTACTTCATAACAGAGGCCTCATTCAAGCATGGCATGAATCCGCATGTCTATGTAACTTATCGTCATATTGTTGCTGGTTTTGTTATGTTCCCTTTTGCCTATTTTCTTGAAAG AGATAAGAGGCCAAAAATGACATTGGTTATATTTTTGGAGATTTTCCTTCTCTCTTTTTTAGG GGTGACATTGACCCTTAATATGTACTTTACAAGTCTGAGATGCACCTCCCCAACGCTTGTTGCATCAATGATCAACACAATTGCTTGCCTGACATTTATCATTGCAGTTATACTAAG GTTGGAAGTTGTTGATCTCCAAAGCCCCCGAGGGATCGCTAAAGTAGTAGGAACCCTAGTTTCATTGGCTGGTGTAATGACCATGACTTTGTACAAGGGGCCCATTATGCCGAGCCTCGGTCATTCTGCCATCCATTTTAAACAAACCGCAGTGATCCAAGAAAATTGGTTAAAGGGTTCGGTTCTTACGGTTGCCAGCTGTCTAACGTGGTCTATATGGTACATAATGCAG GCATATACACTGAAAAGATATCCAGCACAACTTTCGCTTACGACATGGATGAGCTTTCTTGGAGGAGCACAATCGGCAGTTTTCACATCAATGATAGAACACAAAGGAGCTGCTTGGAGAATTGGGTTTGATATTGATCTATGGTCAACCATATATGGA GGCATAGTGGTCTCTGGTTTAATAGTGTACATTCAACTTTGGTGCACAAAAGAAAAAGGGCCGGTTTTTGTGACAATGTTTAATCCACTTTCAACGTTGTTAGTGGCGGTTTTGGCGTACTTTGTTGTTGATGAGAAACTTTACACTGGCAG CATAGTAGGGGGAACGGTTGTTATAAGTGGTTTATACATGCTACTATGGGGAAAGGAAAGTGACAAAGAAGAGCAAGTTACGACAATCGAACATCAATATATAACCCATGAAGTAGACCAAGAAGACCCGAAGAAGTGA